The sequence below is a genomic window from Gossypium hirsutum isolate 1008001.06 chromosome A11, Gossypium_hirsutum_v2.1, whole genome shotgun sequence.
aaggttcaaacgagactcgATAATCATCGGATATGCGATCGGTatttatacatgaaaattatacaaattacaaacaaataattcaatttaaaacatataaatgtacaatttaattacacgaacttacctcgacaagtgtacGTAGATATGAAGGCGACTAATTAGATATTTCCTcattgcctcgatctaactctgtaAGAGATCTGGCaagatctatacgaatgaatttaacttatttcaatataattctcatTCATTTTAATCTAACAtggaattttttcaaaattatcattttaccctacacttttaattcctttgtaatttagtccctaggctcgaaaatgacattcatacaatttaatccttactcaagcctagtagattttatacatattaatagcaacccatatatttcacaaaattcacaaattttaccataaatttatcatctttttcaatttaatccctaattgacaatttcatcaaaattctctttacaaaaattgtttatctaacaacaaccattcattttctatcatcaaacttcaaaattcaagcatattcatcaatggaaaaaccctaatactttaacagttttgcaaattaatccctgaactagctagattaagctattacgatatcagaaacatagaaatcataaaaaacgagacaaaaattcatacctaattgagaaaaataagcttGCCTAAAttctcaagcttccatggctaggtttctttttttttttggtggatgatgatgagaatagattattttttttatttattataactttaatcactaattttccaaaattaaccttaatatttcattcaatttccaatgatgactatTCATACTTATCCACTAAACATTTTAATGGCCTATTTACtatataaagacctctaatttaaaattttatagctatttaatacctttagctattagaatacAACCATTGCAGttaatgcgatttagtcctttttatgaaATTaggcatgtaaatggtaaaatttcttaacaaaatttttatacatatttctatcatactgtagaccataaaataatattaaaataaattttttgacttcggatttgtggtctcaaaaccactattttaatttcactaaaaacatgCTGTTATATGATGGGAAGACATATCCAAATGAAAAGGTGGTAAGGAAGATGCTTCGAAGCTTGCCTAAAGCAAAGGAAGCCAAGGTAaatgtaattgaagaattaaagaattttgaaatattaacttTGAATGAGCTCATTGGTTTTTTTCTTACACATGAGATAGTTGAAGAAGCCAAAATTGAGAAGAAGGTTGGAGTTGCTCTTAAATCCACCAATGAAGATAGTGAATTTAGTGAATAAGTGGATAAAGACAAAGAGATGGTCATGTTTGTTAAAAGATTCAAGATATTTATGAAATCCAACAAAGGAAGAAGATTTCAAAGGAAGAAAGGATTAAAACTTGAATCCACCAAGGAGAAGGATCCCATAATATGCTATGAATGCAAGAAGCTAGAACAAATCAAGTTCAATTGTCCTCAATGGAAGAAAAAGAGATCTAGCAAACAAAAACACAAGGGAAACGTGGCTACTTGGAGTGATGAATATTCTTCCGACGAAGAAGAGCAAGAAGTAGCTAACTTTGCCTTATGGCCATTGATGACTTTAAGGTAATTTATAACTCATCTAGTTCAATTTATTATGCATTTGATAAATTACAAGATGCCTATGATGAGTTAGGTTTGGAATTTGAAGTCATTGTTTCAAagtataagaaaaatatttatgagtggaaaaatgaaaatgacttgcTTTCCAAAACTGATCATGAACTTGAAGAGAAAGTGAACAAAATGCAAGAAATCATTAATGATTGTGAGAAGAAGAATTTAGACTTGCATAATTTACTCTTACAAGTTCATGAATATCATGAATAGCAGCTTGAGTAGCTTAAGAGTGAAAAAGCTCACTCTAATAGAGTTTTTCAAACTAggtttgaaaaagaagaaaattctaAACAAAACTTTGTTGAAAATAGCTTTAATCAATATAAACATAGAGGTCCTTTTAAAACTTATAAAGGAAACTTAGTTAGAACTATATGGGTCCCCAAAAGAATTATTACTACTAAAGATAAGGATATCCTTTCTAAATGGATATCTAAAGGGACTAAAATCTTGGAAACTAATGCCTATGGACCCAAAAGAATTTGGGtaccaaaaatgaaaaattaattctATGTTTGTAAGAAAATGAGAATTATTTCAAGGTGGGAAATTCAAGCAAAAACTCATTGTACCTTGATAGTGGATGTTCAAGGCACATGACCAGTGACAAGAGCGATTTTAGTGAATTGAAGCTAAAAAGTGGAGGACAAGTTACATTTGGTGACAACTCCAAAGGACTTATTGAGAGAATTGGCTCCATTGGTAAAACATCTTCAAACTTTATTGAAAATGTTTTGTATGTCAACGGTCTTAAGCATAATCTATTAAGTTTTAGTCAATTATGTGATAAAGGTCTTAATTTCATCTTTGAATCAAATGGATGTAAAGTAATTAACATTGTGTCCAATAAGATTATGCTTGTGGGACATAGGATAGGAAATATTTACATGGTGCATTTAGATGACATGCATGATTCAAACATATGTCTTAtcactaaaaatgaaaataattcttTATTGTGGCATAGAAAATGACATGCTAGTATGAGAATATTGCATAAACTAGCCAAAAATGACTTAGTAAAAGGTTTGCCAAAAATTGATTTAGATTTTAATAAAGTTAGTGATGCATATTAAAAACAAACATAAGAGAGTTTCTTTTAAACCTATAAATGATGTATCTACTAGTAGAGTTCTTTAATTAATTCACATATATCTTTTTAGACCAATTAGGACTACTAGCTTGGGTGGAAAAAATATGCTTTTGTCCTTGTAGATGATTATTTGAGATTTACTCGGGTTCTTTTCTTAATTACTAAATATGAAGCTTTAgaaaaattcatcacatttttaaaaattaatcaaaatgaaaaaggttACTCTATCACTAGTGTTAGAAGTGACCATGGAACTGAATTTCAAAATcttggttttgaaaatttttgcaactcAAATGGGATTAGCCATAACTTTTTAGAACCTAGAACCCCTCAATAAAATGGAGTTGTTGAGAGGATAAatagagttgtattggtggcttgggatgcatagcataagggctattaTGCGCTTCCCGCAGAATTGTCTGCCTCAAATCCACATCATTCGACATGAAAACTTGACCTTTGAAACATAGAACACCTTCACTATTCAACCCAAACTTTGAAGTCTTACCGTCATCAATCTGTTGAACCCGACTAACCAAAGACTCTTCCAGAAGCTGCTTATCACGAATCTCATCAACCCAAGTCGACTTAACTTGCAACTAAACCAAAACTCCACTATCCTCAAACAAACTTAGGCGAGCAAATATCTCCCTCAACTCAGACATAGATCTCCAACTAAGAGCATCTACCACAACATTGATCTTACAATGATGATACTCTATGGTGTAGTCATAATTCTTAAACAACTTAATTTATCTATGTTGTcaaagattcaactccttctgagtgaagaggtacttaaggcttttgtgaccagtgtagatgatacacctcttaccatataggtaatgcctctagatttttagtGCGAAGAAAATCGCAACTAACTCAAGATCGTGCGTCAGATAGTTGCCCTCATGCGGCTTAAGTTGTCTAGATTCATAAGCCACCTCCTTACCCtcttgtatcaaaacacaacccaaaccagtGTGAGATATATCACTATACATAACAAACTCCTTTCTggattcaggctgtatcagaataggtgactgaatcaaaattgatttaagcttctcaaaactcGATTATTGATCATCAGTCCACACAAAGGGCATGTTCTTACGCAATAGTTTAGTCAAGGAAACTGCGATCAACGAAAGCCCCTctacaaacctccgataatacCCTGACAAACCGTGAAAGCTCCGAACCTTAGAAACATTCCTAGGTTGTTTCCACTCAAGAACAGCCTCAATCCTTTTAGGGTCCAAACAGATACCCTCGGCAGATACAAACCTTAGAAACATAACttccctcaaccagaactcacattttctCAACTTAGTGTAGAGCTTCTTCTCTCGAAGAATCTGTGAAACCACtataagatgctcatcatgttcagTCTTGGTCTTAGAGTACATCAGAATATCGTTGATAAATATCGCAATGAATTGATCCAGATACGACTGAAACACCCTATTCATGAGATCCATTAATACAACTGGAAcatttgtcaaaccaaatggcattacaaggaacttgtaatgaccataatgagtcctaaaggCACATCAGGttcttttccttcaactcacggtaCTTGGAATGGAGATtaatcttggagaacacagacACTCATTGGAATTAATTGAACAAATCGCTGATCCTCgatagtggatacttattctttaccgTTAACTTGTTCAGTTGTCGGTAATCCACACACATCCTCATTGTAcgatctttcttctttacgaagaTTACTTGTGCtctccacggagacacactaggtctaaTAAACCCTCTATCGAGAAGCTTTTGAAGCTCAACTTTAAGTTCCTTCAGTGTTATACAGTAAGGAGCAATGGAAATCGGAGTTGTCCCTAGTAGAACCTCAATTCTTGATAAGATAttaaagtaacatattttaatcccaattttaatgtgtttttggacaattaattatgcaaatagtgaatttgatgctcctagtcctttaaattcatatttctatacttcggagagcatttgggagcgaaaggagagaaaaatgagccaaaaaAATAGAGTTATTTTCAGGAGCCACACGGCATGGACATTTCCACACGGGTtggacacacgtccatgtgccagcctgtgttAATTTTGCATCCTACTTCCCAAATACAGggaaaaccctaatttttaagctttctgagcattccaaagtctataaataccaattagaagaagacctaaggaGGAAATCAGAGAAGATAAGAGAAAACACTCGAAAAACACCATCGGGATTAACTAGGAAGCGGATTCATCAAGATcaaagatctccttttaatttctttcgaagtgttattgagtttttttatgtcttgtggttattctaaatttgagatgttttcattcaagattatgaactaattccctagatacctatggaggatgaaacctatgatgaatccttttatttaatttctattttacgcgataaatacttgattcttctTCTCAtttatgtatgtttatttattgttttaatattttcgggatattaattcatgtttaatatgcttattttagtggaagaaaaatccctgtttaagagtagatctagcataattgagtggagttgcatgcaatcctagaaatatgaTGACATAAATGTACctgattagagtcaaatctaataagagaatccatagaCCGAGTTAATGTgatgataggggttttaattagaaagagatttcaattaatcaacctagagtcagttgttcttactcttaaaagagatattaacataatttagggatttctacggatcaagacacaagtgaataaatcatttaattcagattcataataataggtgaagtctaggtgaatttttttctgggtattgtctatctcattggttgaTATTCgattatctctttgattcattctctgttgcgttcttagttaaattgatttagtaaatttagattaaaacacatcaCCCCAAATTGTCTgctaaataatacaaaaaatagtaattactaatacttttagtcctcatggataagatattctctactcaccattactatactattgttcgataggtgcacttgcctttgttgtatttataattagtttagtgaccatcaagtttttggtgccgttgctggggactaaaatattaggaacactcgatttttattaatttagccatttttatttttattataatcattttgtttttttagtttaatttttacagtctaatttttcttttatttgcttctggcaagttcctttagtttatgactagaagaaacccgtcaggaccattgtTATTTGATAGTGAAATCAAAAGTACAACTCGTAGAAACCATAAAGAAGAAAGGCAGATTCGAGAGAATTTAGTAGTCGAACGAGAGGAAATTGTTGTTACTGAGGAGATGGGTGATAACgagaataatcagctacctcctacagTTGTTGTAGATCCAGATCGtgttcctcgtactatgtatgattatgccaaGCCTATTTTAGCTGGGTCTGAATCGGGTACTGTGAGACCCACTGAAATGATGgaaatgtgtaagtgtacacaatcgcagcaagtaataaagtgacaagtaaatgtcgagttatcgtacccacaagaaCTGTGGAAAGAACtatttatgaatgttatttaaaaaactttggtgaagaaaaatattatgtttgaagaaggtgattaaa
It includes:
- the LOC107957657 gene encoding uncharacterized mitochondrial protein AtMg00860-like; the encoded protein is MPFGLTNVPVVLMDLMNRVFQSYLDQFIAIFINDILMYSKTKTEHDEHLIVVSQILREKKLYTKLRKCEFWLREVMFLRFVSAEGICLDPKRIEAVLEWKQPRNVSKVRSFHGLSGYYRRFVEGLSLIAVSLTKLLRKNMPFVWTDDQ